One window of Caldisericum exile AZM16c01 genomic DNA carries:
- the ndk gene encoding nucleoside-diphosphate kinase, producing the protein MIEETFVMIKPDGVKRGLIGEIISRFERKLMSITELRMLTLTRELAEELYAEHKGRDYFEKLINYSISGPVVVMKIVGENAIMNCRILVGDTYPEKRVPGSIRGDFSPYLTENVVHASSSKEDAERELRIFFG; encoded by the coding sequence ATGATAGAAGAAACTTTTGTAATGATAAAGCCGGATGGCGTTAAAAGAGGATTGATAGGCGAGATAATTTCCAGGTTTGAGCGAAAATTAATGTCAATTACTGAACTCAGAATGCTTACTCTAACAAGGGAGTTGGCAGAAGAACTTTATGCTGAACATAAAGGAAGAGACTACTTCGAAAAACTCATTAACTATAGTATATCTGGACCTGTTGTTGTAATGAAAATCGTGGGAGAAAATGCAATTATGAACTGTAGGATTCTTGTTGGAGATACCTATCCTGAAAAAAGAGTTCCTGGAAGTATTAGAGGAGATTTTTCACCGTATCTCACCGAGAATGTTGTGCATGCATCTTCAAGTAAGGAAGATGCTGAACGTGAACTTAGGATCTTTTTCGGGTGA
- a CDS encoding M42 family metallopeptidase codes for MANIELIKKLSNSFGISGFEDEVIEILKSEVRGYVDSFEVDPLKNFIAVKSLELAKPIVMLNAHMDEVGLIVKGFTSEGYLKFSKVGGIDDRVLLGKRVVIGKNRVKGVIATVPIHLQEQSERNRVEKAKDMVIDIGVKSKEEAEKLVSLGDFVGFDVKFEQLSENTFVGKALDDRLGCALITEILKEKFNFPIVALFSSQEEIGLRGATVGAFKYTPQISITIEGTISADFPDVSDHEKCTTVGNGPVITIKDNSVITDHELRGKLVKIAEKLKVPYQFKQVFVGGTDSSRIQLTKAGVKVLVVAVPVRYIHSPISLFNINDYENTKKLIIEFLKSL; via the coding sequence ATGGCGAATATTGAACTTATAAAGAAATTGAGCAATTCGTTTGGAATTTCGGGGTTTGAGGATGAAGTAATTGAAATTTTGAAAAGTGAAGTAAGAGGTTATGTTGATAGTTTTGAAGTTGACCCACTTAAAAACTTTATTGCGGTCAAATCTCTTGAATTGGCAAAGCCTATAGTAATGCTCAATGCGCACATGGACGAAGTTGGTCTTATTGTAAAGGGATTTACTTCTGAGGGATATCTAAAGTTTAGTAAAGTTGGTGGAATTGATGATAGAGTACTTTTAGGCAAAAGAGTTGTCATCGGAAAAAACAGAGTAAAAGGAGTTATAGCAACAGTTCCGATTCATCTTCAAGAACAAAGTGAACGCAACCGTGTTGAAAAAGCAAAGGACATGGTTATTGATATCGGAGTAAAATCAAAAGAGGAAGCGGAAAAACTTGTAAGTTTAGGCGATTTTGTTGGTTTTGATGTAAAATTTGAGCAATTATCAGAGAATACCTTTGTTGGAAAAGCGCTTGACGATAGACTTGGATGTGCCCTTATAACAGAAATTTTAAAGGAAAAATTTAATTTTCCTATTGTTGCACTTTTTTCCTCACAAGAAGAAATTGGTTTGCGTGGTGCAACGGTTGGAGCCTTTAAGTATACACCGCAAATATCAATCACTATTGAGGGAACAATATCTGCAGACTTTCCAGATGTAAGCGATCACGAGAAGTGCACTACTGTGGGTAATGGCCCAGTAATTACGATTAAAGATAATTCTGTTATTACCGATCACGAGTTGAGAGGTAAACTTGTTAAGATAGCAGAAAAACTTAAAGTTCCTTATCAATTTAAACAAGTTTTTGTAGGTGGCACTGACTCTTCAAGAATTCAACTTACCAAAGCTGGAGTAAAAGTACTTGTTGTAGCAGTTCCAGTAAGGTATATTCACTCACCAATTTCTCTCTTCAATATAAATGATTATGAAAACACAAAAAAACTTATTATTGAGTTTTTGAAGTCTCTATAA
- a CDS encoding NAD+ synthase codes for MIDLSLNYELTKKFIVKFIQEELKSNNFEHALIGISGGIDSALVAYLAVEALGKENVFGVLLPYKLSSKESIEDGLKVVKDLGIEHEVIEITDIADCYFEREKIQDKFRIGNFLARIRMSIIFDKAREFDSIVLGTSNKSEILLGYTTWYGDMAAGIYPIGDLYKTQVFGLSKYIGVPESILNKKPSADLWPGQTDEDEIGTPYSEIDQILYLYLEERKTKDEIMEMGFKKEHVENVLNRMFSTQFKRTLPPVCKISLRTFGHDFLYPHDVFK; via the coding sequence ATGATTGACCTCTCGCTTAATTATGAACTAACAAAGAAATTTATAGTTAAGTTTATACAGGAAGAATTAAAAAGTAATAACTTCGAGCACGCATTAATCGGAATTTCTGGTGGCATTGATTCGGCTCTTGTTGCGTATCTTGCAGTAGAGGCGCTTGGAAAAGAAAATGTTTTTGGAGTTCTTCTTCCGTATAAATTAAGTTCAAAAGAGTCAATTGAAGACGGACTAAAAGTCGTAAAAGATTTAGGTATAGAACATGAAGTCATTGAAATCACAGACATCGCTGATTGCTACTTTGAAAGAGAAAAGATTCAAGATAAATTTAGAATTGGTAATTTTCTTGCACGTATCCGCATGAGTATAATATTTGATAAAGCAAGAGAATTTGACTCAATAGTTCTTGGCACAAGTAACAAAAGTGAAATACTTTTAGGATACACAACATGGTATGGGGACATGGCTGCAGGCATTTATCCTATAGGGGATTTGTATAAAACTCAGGTTTTTGGTCTTTCCAAATATATAGGTGTGCCGGAAAGTATACTTAATAAAAAGCCCTCAGCAGATCTGTGGCCAGGACAAACTGATGAGGACGAAATTGGAACTCCATATTCTGAAATTGACCAAATTCTATACCTCTATCTTGAAGAAAGAAAAACAAAAGATGAGATAATGGAAATGGGCTTTAAAAAAGAGCATGTAGAAAATGTCTTGAACAGGATGTTCTCAACTCAATTTAAAAGAACTTTACCACCTGTATGCAAAATTTCGTTACGTACTTTTGGACACGATTTCCTTTACCCGCACGATGTATTCAAATAA
- a CDS encoding M28 family peptidase, with product MDENLLRNLTENFAPTGSERSIFPVIESALKGYIDEIKVHEPSNSLIGFKKGTGKCALMLEAHVDEVVMVVSNLEKNGFLKVTSRSIDPKILPGSEVIIHGKKRIKGVIGVKPYHLVKEGDENVAYDFNKLFVDTGLSESEIRDLVSVGDYVTFAPNFDKIGNYFVNKSFDNRLGVYVLIETARVLKNIRHDVNVYFLFSSQEEFTGLGAITATFSIFPSASVVIDVTFGTQYRITSSDGFELGKGPAIFYGISVNRDLTDKLSSVANKYGIPYQKEVGVLSSTDADKISLVRSGIPVTLISIPIRYMHTPIEMFDPFDVDKTVQILKLFIEEFKPLEDKNGEY from the coding sequence ATGGACGAGAATCTTTTACGAAATCTTACTGAAAACTTTGCGCCAACCGGAAGTGAAAGGTCCATTTTTCCTGTTATTGAAAGTGCGTTAAAGGGTTACATAGATGAAATTAAAGTTCATGAGCCAAGTAATTCTCTCATAGGTTTTAAAAAAGGAACAGGAAAGTGTGCCTTGATGCTTGAAGCACACGTAGATGAAGTAGTTATGGTTGTTAGCAACTTAGAGAAAAATGGTTTTTTAAAAGTTACCTCAAGATCAATTGACCCTAAAATTTTGCCAGGTTCAGAAGTCATTATTCATGGGAAGAAAAGAATAAAGGGAGTTATTGGAGTAAAACCTTATCACCTTGTGAAAGAAGGCGATGAGAATGTCGCGTATGATTTTAATAAACTATTTGTTGATACTGGTCTTTCTGAAAGCGAAATAAGAGATTTAGTTTCCGTTGGTGATTACGTGACATTTGCTCCAAACTTTGATAAAATTGGAAATTATTTCGTAAATAAGTCTTTTGATAACAGGCTTGGTGTGTATGTGCTGATTGAAACAGCGCGGGTTCTGAAAAATATTAGGCACGATGTAAATGTGTATTTTCTCTTCTCTTCGCAGGAAGAATTTACAGGGCTTGGTGCAATAACTGCTACTTTTTCGATTTTCCCGAGTGCTTCTGTTGTAATTGATGTAACATTTGGAACTCAGTACAGAATAACTTCTTCTGATGGTTTTGAATTAGGAAAAGGACCTGCGATATTTTATGGTATATCCGTGAACAGAGATTTGACAGATAAACTTTCTTCGGTTGCAAATAAGTACGGAATTCCTTATCAAAAAGAGGTGGGAGTACTTTCATCAACTGATGCAGACAAAATTTCTCTTGTAAGATCAGGAATTCCTGTTACGCTTATAAGCATACCGATAAGATACATGCATACTCCTATTGAAATGTTTGATCCTTTTGATGTAGACAAAACTGTGCAAATATTGAAACTTTTTATTGAAGAATTCAAACCTTTAGAGGATAAAAATGGCGAATATTGA
- a CDS encoding metallophosphoesterase family protein — protein MIKILVVSDIHYPDRISVIPDLSAFVRDVDAIFALGDFTSIDVLNYLNSFKKAVYAVFGNMDELIIREHLKDKIMVNIGGLKVCLTHGSGGPKGIEERIRASFETKCDAYVFGHTHQPMNRYIDEILLFNPGSLAIQNASLGYLYAEDKNIWGDIVYL, from the coding sequence ATGATTAAGATACTTGTTGTTTCTGATATACATTATCCCGATAGGATCTCAGTAATACCTGATTTGAGTGCTTTTGTGAGAGATGTTGATGCTATTTTTGCACTTGGGGATTTTACGTCTATTGATGTGCTAAACTATCTTAACTCATTTAAAAAAGCAGTTTATGCAGTATTTGGTAACATGGACGAGCTTATAATTAGAGAACATTTGAAGGACAAAATAATGGTTAATATTGGAGGCTTGAAAGTTTGTTTAACTCATGGGAGTGGCGGACCGAAAGGAATAGAAGAAAGAATCAGAGCTTCTTTTGAGACGAAATGCGATGCGTATGTTTTTGGTCATACACATCAGCCTATGAATAGGTATATTGATGAGATACTTTTGTTTAACCCAGGTTCACTTGCCATCCAAAATGCAAGTTTGGGGTATTTGTATGCGGAAGATAAGAATATCTGGGGTGATATTGTTTATTTGTAG
- a CDS encoding AAA-associated domain-containing protein → MDDISPLPYVEVGKLIGLLVYLEDSDGKVDIYMIPEDIEIEADELISLLRLAQMLGFVEVREGDVFITDIGRELVDGDENKRKLIFKESLKKLPIFKKVINILIKATENSIDKDDLLELLQEEMSDVEAEETLKSIIELGRYAELIGYNPEDKEVYLDKLEEI, encoded by the coding sequence ATGGATGACATATCGCCATTGCCGTACGTAGAAGTTGGCAAGCTTATTGGTTTGCTTGTTTATCTTGAAGATTCAGATGGAAAAGTTGACATTTACATGATTCCCGAGGACATTGAAATCGAAGCTGATGAATTAATTTCACTTTTGCGTCTTGCCCAAATGCTCGGTTTCGTTGAAGTTAGAGAAGGAGATGTTTTTATCACAGATATTGGACGTGAACTTGTTGATGGTGATGAAAATAAGAGGAAACTCATTTTTAAGGAGTCGTTAAAAAAACTTCCCATTTTTAAGAAGGTAATAAATATTCTTATCAAAGCAACAGAAAACTCAATTGACAAAGATGACCTTCTTGAACTCCTTCAGGAAGAGATGTCAGATGTCGAAGCAGAAGAGACACTCAAAAGCATCATTGAACTTGGAAGATATGCTGAATTAATTGGTTACAACCCTGAAGACAAGGAAGTTTATCTTGATAAACTGGAGGAGATATGA
- a CDS encoding M42 family metallopeptidase — protein MEELIEKLVKVFGPSSREDKVKNLIKEELKKCECEISIDKFGNLIAHIPQNGPKLMLASHLDTIGFIITDVDKNGLIRFTSIGGLRTSFLLGSRVLFENGILGTIYYDDRENLWEPKEFKIEKYFIDIGAKSKKDALNLVSIGMEGIFYPQFFLNGDRIISPSLDDRSGCAVLVELLKNVKKKSLKYDLYAVFTVQEEVGVKGARTSTYEITPDFGIAVDVTTAGDFLDPHINALELGKGPAIKVMDGGMITNTDLRNELVNIARKNNIPYQLEVITGGTTDAFAMQITKEGVKTAAISIPTRYVHTQGELADINDIKNTVALLKNFIEK, from the coding sequence ATGGAAGAGTTAATAGAAAAATTGGTTAAGGTTTTTGGGCCTTCGTCAAGAGAAGATAAAGTTAAAAACCTAATAAAGGAAGAACTTAAAAAGTGTGAGTGCGAAATTTCGATTGATAAGTTTGGAAATCTTATTGCGCATATTCCTCAAAATGGGCCGAAACTAATGCTTGCTTCTCATCTTGACACGATTGGCTTCATAATAACTGATGTTGATAAAAACGGTTTAATAAGGTTTACTTCGATTGGTGGATTGAGGACTTCTTTTTTATTGGGTAGTCGTGTACTTTTTGAGAATGGCATTTTGGGTACAATTTATTACGATGATAGAGAAAATCTTTGGGAGCCCAAAGAGTTTAAAATTGAGAAATATTTTATAGACATAGGTGCAAAAAGCAAGAAGGATGCCTTAAATCTTGTAAGTATTGGAATGGAAGGTATTTTTTATCCGCAATTTTTTTTAAACGGTGATAGGATAATTTCACCTTCACTTGACGACAGGTCTGGCTGTGCTGTTCTTGTTGAACTTCTGAAGAACGTAAAGAAAAAAAGTCTAAAATATGACTTGTACGCGGTCTTTACCGTGCAAGAAGAAGTTGGCGTTAAAGGAGCAAGAACTTCTACTTATGAAATTACGCCAGATTTTGGAATTGCAGTTGATGTAACAACTGCGGGTGATTTTTTAGATCCCCATATTAATGCACTCGAGTTAGGAAAAGGACCTGCAATAAAGGTTATGGACGGTGGAATGATAACAAATACTGATTTGAGAAACGAACTAGTCAATATTGCAAGAAAAAATAATATTCCTTACCAGCTTGAAGTAATAACTGGTGGAACAACTGATGCGTTTGCAATGCAAATTACAAAGGAAGGTGTAAAGACTGCTGCTATTTCAATTCCAACTCGTTATGTTCATACACAAGGCGAACTGGCTGATATTAATGACATTAAAAATACAGTGGCTTTGTTAAAGAACTTCATTGAAAAATAA
- a CDS encoding roadblock/LC7 domain-containing protein, translated as MVEGKPAQIVEVLRQLKQENPDVEALSVVSLDGLPIASLLPPDAEEDRVAAMSAAILALGERALDELKKGTLEQAYVKGEFGYVITTGIKNLAALMVVTNREAKLGMVMLTIKKGVEELSKLI; from the coding sequence ATGGTTGAAGGAAAACCAGCACAAATCGTTGAGGTTTTAAGGCAGCTAAAACAGGAAAATCCTGATGTTGAAGCACTTTCAGTGGTAAGTCTTGATGGTCTTCCAATTGCAAGTTTGTTACCACCAGATGCAGAAGAGGACAGAGTAGCTGCAATGTCCGCTGCAATTCTTGCATTGGGAGAAAGAGCGCTTGATGAACTTAAGAAAGGAACTTTGGAACAGGCTTATGTAAAAGGTGAATTCGGTTATGTTATTACAACTGGTATTAAAAACCTTGCTGCGCTAATGGTTGTTACCAATAGAGAAGCAAAACTTGGAATGGTAATGCTTACAATTAAGAAAGGGGTTGAAGAACTATCTAAATTGATCTAA
- a CDS encoding ABC transporter ATP-binding protein, protein MDFLSVKSVYQTFPLKNKEVVILEDVSFDIQENEFVSLVGPSGCGKSTLLRIIAGLLKPTSGSVFFRGQEIKGINPFTSMVFQTFGLLPWLDVTENITLGLEARGVPLKERLKKAFKYIDMVGLEGFEEAYPRELSGGMKQRVGIARALVMEPELLLMDEPFSALDALTAENLRSEIIDLWESRKLSLKSILLVTHNIEEAVYLSDRIIILSTHPGKIIADERIDLPRPRDRESKEFYKIYDKIYSMILGSSLSKEVNPGKGK, encoded by the coding sequence ATGGACTTTTTAAGTGTTAAAAGCGTATACCAAACATTTCCTCTCAAAAATAAAGAGGTTGTGATACTTGAAGATGTAAGTTTTGATATTCAAGAAAACGAATTTGTTAGTCTTGTTGGGCCATCAGGATGCGGAAAGAGCACGCTTTTAAGAATCATTGCAGGTCTTTTAAAACCAACGTCTGGAAGCGTATTTTTTAGAGGACAAGAGATAAAAGGAATTAACCCATTTACAAGCATGGTTTTCCAGACGTTTGGACTACTTCCATGGCTTGATGTAACCGAAAACATAACACTTGGTTTGGAGGCAAGAGGGGTTCCTCTAAAGGAGCGCCTTAAGAAGGCTTTTAAATATATTGATATGGTAGGCCTTGAAGGTTTTGAAGAGGCATATCCACGGGAACTATCTGGTGGTATGAAACAAAGAGTTGGTATCGCAAGAGCTTTGGTTATGGAACCGGAACTTCTTCTAATGGACGAGCCTTTTTCTGCACTTGATGCTTTGACTGCCGAAAACTTGAGGTCTGAGATAATAGACCTATGGGAATCAAGGAAACTCTCTTTAAAGTCTATTCTTCTTGTAACGCATAATATCGAGGAAGCAGTTTATCTTTCAGACAGGATTATTATCCTTTCAACTCATCCCGGAAAAATTATTGCCGATGAAAGGATTGATTTACCTCGACCTCGTGATAGAGAAAGCAAGGAATTTTACAAAATTTATGATAAAATATATTCAATGATACTTGGTTCAAGTTTAAGTAAGGAGGTGAATCCCGGTAAGGGGAAATAA
- a CDS encoding lipopolysaccharide assembly protein LapA domain-containing protein translates to MKKIGALLIILLLLSGFATWFILLNISYFTSINLFGYLIENVSSGALVLVSFIIGGIIIWLISFIAYSIEIQQLKEQIQKAKIERQPSNREEEHKEGK, encoded by the coding sequence ATGAAAAAAATTGGTGCCTTGCTTATAATTTTGCTTTTGCTCTCTGGATTTGCAACATGGTTTATACTTCTAAATATAAGTTACTTTACATCAATCAATCTCTTTGGTTATTTGATTGAAAATGTTTCTTCGGGCGCATTGGTTCTTGTGTCTTTCATCATCGGTGGAATCATAATATGGCTCATTTCATTCATTGCATACAGCATTGAAATACAACAACTTAAGGAGCAAATCCAAAAAGCAAAGATTGAACGACAACCTTCTAATAGGGAGGAAGAACATAAAGAAGGGAAATGA
- a CDS encoding aldehyde ferredoxin oxidoreductase family protein yields the protein MHGVFGKYLEVDLTKGSYEVKNLPEEILLKYLGGLGLATRLLFDYTDPHVDPLSEGNVLIVASGLLVGTGLPTASKTALTFKSPLTNGFGRSVAGAYLGVALKKAGFDALVIKGKSSRPVYLLIDDDKVEIRDATNLWGKDAIETQEILKNEHSGVNTCAIGYSGEMLSKIAGIDFEERQAARAGGGAVMGSKLLKAIAIKGTKEIPVASNEKLKEAIKKWNGKIIGSEVAKLDMAYGSGEFYEWVNKEIGVFPVKNWQQSYFEDSFKAHPDGKSHLDPYYWSPIYTEKLHPCPNCNKPCGRHIVIKEGKYAGLRVEGVEYELLYSLGGVLGIEDIEVTAKLNSICDRAGLDGISAGVTLAWAMEAYEKGLLTKEDTDGLDLRFGNGDAAVQAMEKLARREGKLGELLFNGVKEASQKLGKGSDKFALEVKGLEPPAYDVRGLKGMALAIAVSVRGACHLTGGIYAPELTGKFWRLSNVDRLSTNWKGYEVKTGEDFMTVYDTIGMCKFSRSLFWLEDEIREGIEAVTGVKFGVDWLMTIGERIYNLQKLFNIREGFGRKDDYLPYRVTHEPISNGVSKGHYVNEEELQKMLDEYYMARGWSKDGIPTKMHLKRLGLDKESEDYGAPI from the coding sequence ATGCATGGAGTTTTTGGAAAGTATTTAGAAGTTGATCTTACAAAAGGAAGTTATGAAGTAAAAAATCTTCCAGAAGAAATTTTGTTAAAGTATCTTGGAGGGCTTGGGCTTGCAACAAGATTACTTTTTGATTACACAGATCCTCATGTTGATCCCCTGTCAGAAGGGAATGTTCTTATAGTAGCATCTGGCCTGCTTGTCGGAACTGGGCTTCCAACTGCATCAAAAACTGCTCTTACTTTTAAATCTCCTTTAACGAATGGTTTTGGACGAAGTGTAGCAGGCGCTTATCTTGGTGTTGCACTTAAAAAGGCAGGTTTTGACGCACTTGTGATAAAAGGTAAAAGTTCAAGGCCAGTTTACCTTTTAATTGACGATGACAAAGTTGAGATTCGTGATGCAACAAATCTCTGGGGAAAAGATGCTATTGAAACTCAGGAAATTTTAAAAAATGAGCATAGTGGTGTAAATACATGTGCGATCGGTTATTCTGGAGAAATGCTTTCGAAGATAGCTGGGATTGATTTTGAAGAGCGCCAGGCAGCCCGTGCAGGCGGTGGTGCAGTAATGGGAAGCAAACTGCTTAAGGCAATTGCCATAAAAGGCACAAAGGAAATCCCTGTTGCAAGTAATGAAAAGCTGAAAGAAGCAATCAAGAAATGGAATGGAAAAATTATTGGAAGTGAAGTTGCAAAACTTGATATGGCTTATGGCTCTGGAGAGTTCTATGAGTGGGTAAATAAAGAAATTGGCGTGTTTCCAGTTAAAAACTGGCAACAAAGTTATTTTGAGGATAGTTTTAAGGCACACCCTGATGGAAAATCACATCTCGATCCATATTATTGGTCTCCCATTTACACTGAAAAGTTACACCCATGCCCAAATTGCAATAAGCCATGTGGGAGGCATATAGTCATTAAAGAAGGTAAATATGCTGGTCTTCGTGTTGAAGGCGTTGAATATGAACTTCTGTATTCCTTAGGTGGAGTTCTCGGGATTGAGGATATAGAGGTTACAGCAAAATTGAACTCCATCTGTGATAGAGCTGGACTTGACGGGATTTCCGCAGGTGTAACTTTAGCATGGGCAATGGAAGCATATGAAAAGGGCTTGTTAACTAAAGAAGACACAGATGGCCTTGATCTCAGGTTTGGAAATGGCGATGCTGCAGTCCAGGCTATGGAAAAACTCGCAAGACGAGAAGGTAAACTTGGAGAGTTATTGTTTAACGGGGTAAAAGAAGCATCTCAAAAACTTGGCAAAGGCTCCGATAAATTTGCTCTTGAAGTAAAAGGCCTTGAGCCACCTGCTTATGATGTAAGAGGTCTTAAGGGAATGGCACTTGCAATTGCGGTATCCGTAAGAGGTGCTTGTCACCTAACAGGTGGAATCTATGCGCCAGAGTTAACTGGTAAGTTCTGGAGACTTTCAAACGTTGATAGACTTTCAACTAACTGGAAAGGTTATGAGGTAAAGACTGGTGAAGACTTCATGACTGTTTATGATACAATCGGGATGTGCAAATTCTCAAGAAGTCTTTTCTGGCTGGAAGATGAAATACGAGAAGGGATCGAGGCAGTTACTGGTGTAAAATTCGGTGTTGATTGGTTAATGACAATTGGTGAACGTATTTATAACTTACAGAAGTTGTTTAACATTCGTGAAGGCTTTGGAAGAAAAGACGACTATTTGCCTTATAGGGTAACTCACGAGCCAATTTCAAACGGCGTAAGTAAAGGACATTATGTAAATGAGGAAGAATTACAAAAGATGCTTGATGAATATTATATGGCAAGAGGTTGGTCAAAAGATGGTATTCCGACTAAAATGCACTTAAAGAGACTGGGACTTGATAAGGAATCAGAGGATTACGGCGCACCTATTTAA
- a CDS encoding nitrilase-related carbon-nitrogen hydrolase has protein sequence MKFKISLAQINPTLGNLEKNLVKHLEFAEKAILEGARVIVFPELSITGYLLRDLTYEVALPSNSDFFKPIKEMSKNIDIVLGFAEKGEDKIIYNSALYLSKGEIKLLYRKMFPPTHGMFEELRFFGRGETYKSIKTDYGKISVIICRDFFHPPLLSLAYFDNVDFVFAISNMPLRGLKGEKPQIQETVENASSVYTNFFSFFIVYVNRVGFDDGLGFYGGSFVQSPTGKKIVRAGLFEEEIVTGTVDTEDIYKKRTSFPLIKEENKQVFEENLRKIIGGSDD, from the coding sequence ATGAAATTCAAAATTTCTCTTGCACAAATTAATCCAACGCTTGGAAATCTTGAAAAAAATCTTGTAAAACATCTTGAATTTGCAGAAAAGGCAATTTTAGAAGGTGCAAGAGTTATAGTGTTTCCAGAACTAAGTATCACAGGATATCTATTAAGAGACCTCACATATGAAGTTGCGCTTCCTTCAAATTCAGACTTTTTCAAACCTATCAAAGAAATGAGTAAAAACATTGATATTGTACTTGGGTTTGCGGAAAAAGGTGAAGATAAAATTATCTACAACTCAGCACTGTATCTCTCTAAAGGAGAAATAAAATTACTGTATAGAAAAATGTTTCCTCCAACACACGGAATGTTTGAAGAGTTAAGATTCTTTGGAAGAGGAGAAACATATAAATCAATAAAAACTGACTATGGAAAAATAAGTGTAATAATATGCAGGGACTTCTTTCATCCACCGCTTCTAAGTCTTGCTTATTTTGATAATGTGGATTTTGTTTTTGCTATTAGTAATATGCCACTTAGAGGACTTAAAGGCGAAAAACCACAAATCCAAGAAACCGTTGAAAACGCTTCATCAGTATATACTAATTTCTTTAGTTTTTTTATCGTTTACGTAAATAGGGTTGGTTTTGATGATGGGCTTGGCTTTTACGGAGGAAGTTTTGTACAGTCACCTACTGGAAAAAAAATTGTTAGAGCAGGACTTTTTGAGGAGGAAATTGTTACTGGAACCGTAGATACGGAAGACATTTACAAAAAGAGGACGTCATTTCCACTTATTAAAGAAGAAAACAAGCAAGTTTTTGAAGAAAATCTTCGAAAAATAATTGGAGGAAGCGATGATTGA
- a CDS encoding QueT transporter family protein, producing MKTERDDLIILLRSAIIAGLYFALTTILAPISFGVIQVRISEALVVLPYSFPEAILGVTIGCFLSNLFSPFGPIDWIFGTFLTLISALLTYFIGKKKLKKYFAPLPPIIFNALGVSSYVVTLATLNTKLGLIDAFKYSFKHFALKPYLFGVLTIGIGEAIATYLLGLPLLYALERRFNR from the coding sequence ATGAAAACAGAAAGAGATGATTTAATTATTCTTTTAAGATCTGCGATCATCGCTGGGCTCTACTTCGCCTTAACAACAATATTAGCACCAATTTCATTTGGTGTAATTCAAGTTAGGATATCTGAGGCATTAGTTGTGCTCCCATATAGTTTCCCTGAGGCAATATTGGGTGTTACAATTGGATGCTTTCTTTCGAATTTATTTTCACCTTTTGGACCTATTGATTGGATTTTTGGAACATTCTTGACCTTAATCTCTGCTCTCTTAACCTACTTTATTGGAAAGAAAAAACTTAAAAAATACTTTGCACCACTTCCACCAATTATCTTTAATGCATTAGGAGTTAGTTCTTATGTAGTAACGCTTGCAACTTTAAATACAAAACTTGGACTTATTGACGCATTCAAATACTCATTTAAACACTTTGCCTTGAAACCATATTTATTTGGAGTACTTACAATAGGCATAGGTGAAGCAATTGCAACATATCTTTTAGGATTGCCACTATTATATGCATTGGAAAGGAGATTTAATAGATGA